The genomic interval GGTCTGTGTACACCACCTCATATTACACCCAGGAACCAATAATGTACTAAAGGACAGTAATAGCAGCCAAAGACTggaaatacaagatggaagatgggCCAAATCTCGCTCAGCCCTCAGCTATTCTTCCCAGCAGCTCCATACACATGTAGTCTGAGTTCTgctgagtatgcatgtgctctgaATGGGGAGATGGGAGAACGTCActgccagacccctctgtcccctgtAATCTATTCTGtcttcctccagacccctctgtcccctgtAATCTATTCTGtcttcctccagacccctctgtaccCCTTTAgtttactctgtcctcctccaaacccttctgtcctcctccagactcttgTATCCCCTTAGTAAATCCCATATCATCTTGCAAACTCCTCTATCCCCTTCAGAATCCTCTGTCTAATAAAGAttactctctctccctccagactagcctgtcctcctctgtcccctccagacccctctctccccccctcctaattcctctctccccctccttatACCTCTGTCCCCTACAGacttctctctccccctcctcatacttctgtcacctccagacccctctctccccctcctcatacttctgtcacccccagacccctctctccccctcctcatacctctgtcccctccagacccctctctcccccccctcatacctctgtcccccccagacccctctctccccctcctcatacctctgtcccctccagactcctctctccccctcctcatacctctgtcccctccagacccctctctccccctcctcatacttctgtcacctccagacccctctctccccctcctcatacttctgtcacccccagacccctctctccccctcctcatacctctgtcccctccagacccctctctcccccccctcatacctctgtcccccccagacccctctctcccccccctcatacctctgtcccccccagacccctctctccccctcctcatacctctgtcccctccagactcctctctccccctcctcatacctctgtcccctccagacccctctctccccctcctcatacctctgtcccctccagacccctctctccccctcctcatacctctgtcccctccagactcctctctccccctcctcatacctctgtcccctccagacttctCTCTCCCCTCCTGCGGATTCTCTATGAGGTCCAGGACTTGGCTGATATACTGATCTAGCCATGAGTAAGGTAGATATGGGGGGGCGTGAATACTTCTTCCTTCCTGCCATGTCCTGCATATAAGGCGATAGTAACAGTCTAACATCCTGGGTTCATCTCACAATCTGTCACTCACTTTACTGTAGcatcaatataaaaatatacatccTGCAGGGCAACTAACTAACAGCAGTAAAGTATTCACCCCCTGCGGCCGGGTTCAGCTGCGGTGCTCACCGCCAGTCTCTTCGTATGGTTATAATCAAACCTCATATATAGGGTAAAATATTTCACAAACACTTCCTGCCCCTGCCACCTGGCGGCGCTGTGGGGGCAAGGAAATCTTAGCAGCTGTGCAGAGTAAAATATACCTGTCTATGACCAGGGTACGACATGTGCAAACAGTTTTCTATAAATAGCAGAATAGTAAAATACATCTACTAAAAAATCTTCAGTTCTAGTGAAATCAGGGGGGGCGGGTATAAAAAGCACAGAGAGACCGGGGGGCGCCACAGGGTCTGCGGACACGACGACACAGGAGGGTTGTTCGGATGTGGTGATATTGACGCTCGTTTTCATGTTTGGTTTCGGGTCCTTCTTCTTCTTATGCATCTGAGGAACTGATAGAAAGAGAGGGAAGGGTTAACGGAATCCTAGAAGTTATTACATGACGAGAGAGTTATTACACATCGCGAGATGGGTCTCCAAGGGTTCTCCACTACCCTGCGCCATATTCCCGTGCCTGGTCTTATCACTTATCTTAGACAAGTCTGTGATGTTCCCCTCTAATACATCCTAGCACTTGGCCCCGTATGGTGTCAGTACTTACTGCTCTTCTCTTCCTGTGCTGCGGCTCGCAATGAACGGGACAACAACTCTGTCCGATCTTCCCACCTCCAGATGATTCTTCTCCAGGTTTATCACACACTGAGGAGAGAAAGAACAGATGCCATTGGATGACGCTGATCCCGGCGATTGATCTTACACTTGTTGCCCTGATTACAGCACAATGACCCCTcccagatacattgtatccagtgcaGGGAGCACCAGAGCTCTGACATCATCAGATCCGATTGTTGTCGGCTCCTCCCacctatataaagtatatatatatatacgcttcAGGGTCTTACCTTGAGGGAGCGCAGAGCCTGGAGACCCAGAGAGAAGCTGCGATCCTTGTCATCtggaggagagagacagagacgtGAGGGTAGTGTGcattgcatgctgggaattgtagttttgcaacaggttAGAGTCCACCGCTCTATGTgactgtttccattcactgacagcaaacggAGATCTCAAATATGGAAAAGACATAAAACCTAGCCAAGTCTATGGTACAGATTCCTATAATCCGCCATGATGTAATGTGTACCACTCACCAATGACGGCTGCGCTGCAGTCCAGGGAGACGCCGCCCAGTGTCACCGCCAGATGCTCCGCCTGACCGATACTCTTCACATTGTAGGGTAAAGTCACGTTCTCCTCCTCGTTCCTGTACACCCTGAAATGTTCCTTCAGCCTGAGACAGAGGAGAGAAAGACATCTCATGACTAAAACCCCTCTTGACCTAAtagttctcacagctgagggtttgttacaattgtatccaatctAGACATTCTTacccccggttcacatctgtgttcagtattctgcccCCCCCCGCAAACCTgtccgcattaaaaagcagtgggctaagaaaccacacggaccccatagactatattggggtccgtgtggtttccgctcggtgtctgcacgaaacatgtggagagaaaagcgcttgcAGTGTGGACGCTGAGCAGAaattacacggaccccattatagtctatggggtccatgtggtttcctcagGTAACCgccttttaatgcgtataggtttctgttcccgaatggaaacccaaacacagatgtgacccgggccttaGTCTTCAGACTGGTATAGatcacctgcactgatacattgtaacaagccaTGGTGAGGAATGGAAATACAGAGTGTGTTTAAAGGGGTACTCAAATACCAGATAGGGTATacatgtctgatcactgggggtctaaGCACTTTGACCCCCACCCATTAGGAGAACAAGTGGAGTGAAGGGTCCTGAATGAAAAGAACAGTGATCATGCCCAGCCAACGCCTCTTACACTCCGATGGGACTATCTCGTTTATctgtctctgggaaagctgggtgacaaccagtatAACCGCCATTACAGCGCCCTCTTACTGTTGTATAACTAGATGGGGTAGATGTGTGAGAATGTGACCTGGGTGGGCCGCAGCGGGGGGGTGTCTGTAATATTCAGCAAAGGGATTACCGGGGGTCTCCGGCTGTAATCCTGCACCATTGTAATATTTGCTGCTCTTTTATGTTAATGAGCGGTGACCTGATTCTGCCAGAGGAGCGACAAGTCAGCACAATCTGCGTAATCCAGCTGTGCGGATCTAACCAGCAGGAACGGGGACGACTCCAGGCGCACAAATTATCTGAGGTGTCCTTCAGCAGGGTGCAAAGTTACTGAACATTCAGTGTAGACTGCGGAATATAATGCGAGGGCACGAAAGAAAATCCAGGATCGGTCGTGACACTGAACTAAGAGCAGGCAGAGTCTCCGCTCCGCCCCGATGCATGATGGGAGAGGCAGTCAGACTGGAAATAAAAGGATGCGGCAAAGCTTATACTATAAAATATCTGCACTGGGTGATTTAGGGAGAACTCCTGCCCTAGTCATGGGCATGTCAGTAGTGAGTGGAGTTGTCCTTTAAGTCATGGAGTGCGGGAGGAGGAAAAAGCGACATCTCTGATACTTACCCAAGTCGGTCCAGACAAGCTGAGGATATGATGCTATACTGGCAGGACGTGTCGATCTTCACCTTCATCTCCTTCCCTGCACACTATGGGGTGACAAGAGAAACTGTATTACCTCAGGGGAGGGGCATGTggcaaggtgggaggggcatatgACAAGGTGAGGGCATGtggtaaggtgggaggggcatataACAAAGTGAGGGCATGTGGTAAGGTGGCAGGGGCATATGACAAGGTGAGGGCATGtggtaaggtgggaggggcatataACAAGGTGAGGGCACGTGGCAATGAGGGAGGGGCATATGACAAGGTGAGAACATGtggtaaggtgggaggggcatataACAAAGTGAGGGTATGTGGTAAGATGGGAGGGGCATATGACAAAGTGAGGGCATGtggtaaggtgggaggggcatataACAAAGTGAGGGCATGTggcaaggtgggaggggcatatgACAAGGTGGGAGGGCATGtggtaaggtgggaggggcatataACAAAGTGAGGGCATGtggtaaggtgggaggggcatataAGAAAGAGGGCATGTGGTCAGGTGGGAGGGGCATATGACAAAGTGAGGGCATGtggtaaggtgggaggggcatataACAAAGTGAGGGCATGtggtaaggtgggaggggcatataACAAAGTGAGGGCATGtggtaaggtgggaggggcatatgACAAAGTGAGGGCATGtggtaaggtgggaggggcatatgACAAGGTGAGGGCATGTggcaaggtgggaggggcatatgACAAGGTGGGAGGGCATGtggtaaggtgggaggggcatataACAAAGTGAGGGCATGtggtaaggtgggaggggcatataACAAAGTGAGGGCATGTggcaaggtgggaggggcatatgACAAAGTGAGGGCATGTggcaaggtgggaggggcatatgACAAAGTGAGGGCATGtggtaaggtgggaggggcatataAAAAAGTGAGGGCATGTGGTAAGGAGGGAGGGGCATATAACAAAGTGAGGGCATGtggtaaggtgggaggggcatatgACAAAGTGAGGGCATGTggcaaggtgggaggggcatatgACAAAGTGAGGGCATGTggcaaggtgggaggggcatatgACAAGGTGAGGGCGTGTGGGAGGGGAACAATACAATGTGGGAGGAGCATGTGGAAGGGATGGAATGCCGATCATGCACAGGctataacatatatataaaattaacccTCTCATTACAGAGATTGAGGGGAGGATAACCGTTCCATCTCCACATCATTAGTATTAGCTCCCTCTACCTGACACCAAACAAACACGGCATCATCGTCCTCGCTCTTTCTGGAGCTCTCTCCCTTCCCATGATGCAGTCTGTTGCTCTGGGTTGAGACTTCGTTCTTTGGGACCCACGTCGGCCGATTACTCCTCAGTTTCGATAAATTGCTCTCCAGTAAACGACGCTGCAGAATGTTGTGCGGCTGCTGGAAAAGAGCACGAAACCCAAAATCAAGAACCTGCAAAGGTGAACTGTGACTCCTAAACCAGAGGAGCTACTAGCTGGCTATAGGAGCTGGATTATCATATGTTCTAGATTATTAGATGAGATCTAGATCATCAAATATTCCGCATAATCCTCTTTCTTAATACATCAGTTATACAACCTAAAGGAGTCGGATTATTATATAGATATTCTAGATGATTAATTATTCTGGATTCTTAGATATTCTCTGCAGATGATCAGATATCGATCAGATATTCTCCACATTACCGTTCCTTAATCCAGCATTTACAGGACCTAGAACAGTTGGATTCTTCTAGATTTTAGCTGATTCTCTTTGGGTCTCTGCAGGTGGAGCAGCTCTCGGTGTCGCACTGTACTAGGGACGTGTCGGCTGAATGTTCTCTataatttgtagataattcagCAGAACGTTCCGGGTTGTTTCCGCCCCAATGTCAGCGGCTTCTCCTGCCGTGTGACTGCAGATTACAGGGAATATTCCTCCTCCGCAGTCGCTGCCAAGTCACATCAGCGTCCGAAACAGAAGAGAAATTATAGATCAGGCGTGAAAGTCGCCGAGTGCCGGATCCCATTAACCTGCACGACCACCCAGTGCTCCGAAACTTCACCATGAGACAAGGTCATCCTCGCGTGTTGTCGCCTGTGGGGGATCCTTACAAATGTAAATCAGCAGCAGCGCCCCCTTAATGACAgttccaccccaaaatggcagtcAGGGTCCTATAAATAAAtgtatctgtttctgggaaagctgggtggaaaaTAATATGGTCTCTAAGGCAGCAGGCAATGGATGACTCCATATCTAGCCTGGTGAATGATGATGTGTGCATCAGGAAAATACGTCCCCCTGATGGGATATGACATCCTGAAATGTgcacagtgtatatataaatacgtggggggagggggggtctcgtATTTTTGTGTTTACTATTCTTTGGACAACTTTCATCCACACCTTGCTGTGTCCACGGTCTTAAAAAAGGGAGAAAAGGAACAACCTGGAGCATCCTTGGCCCTTGGCACAAACTGGGGCCACTCATGAAAGATTTGCCAGTTCTATTAAATTTCCCACCACAGAGTCTACAGAACCCAACTTTCCTCAGACCCTGCATTACCTGCATTCTTGTTATACAGAATTTTTCAGTTCTGAAGCTGAGAAACCTGTTATCATCCTCCATGAGCACTGCCGGACTATTGCCTGACAACTACCTGACTCCATGCATCAAACAGACCTGACCAAGATCCATCATCCTACAGCAGCGAATCACAGAGCTCCAGAAGAgca from Leptodactylus fuscus isolate aLepFus1 chromosome 7, aLepFus1.hap2, whole genome shotgun sequence carries:
- the NRIP3 gene encoding nuclear receptor-interacting protein 3, which translates into the protein MFYSGILTDGSRKDADLREAASLRQQRRMKQSVQFIHKDSADLLPLDGLKKLGTSKDTQPHNILQRRLLESNLSKLRSNRPTWVPKNEVSTQSNRLHHGKGESSRKSEDDDAVFVWCQCAGKEMKVKIDTSCQYSIISSACLDRLGLKEHFRVYRNEEENVTLPYNVKSIGQAEHLAVTLGGVSLDCSAAVIDDKDRSFSLGLQALRSLKCVINLEKNHLEVGRSDRVVVPFIASRSTGREEHSSDA